In one Bacillus thuringiensis genomic region, the following are encoded:
- a CDS encoding alpha/beta fold hydrolase: MIYRIKDAEIYYEVVGEGKPVIIIHGCAPDHRLMMKCMESVFQKYEGYKRIYIDLPGMGKSNAPNWINSSDRIIEVLITFIEEIISTEKFLLVGESYGGYLAKGILAKMFERVSGLLLVCPVVVAEPEKRILPDKQVIVQDEEFLNTLTSTEREEFCELAVIANEYTYKRFKEEIKPGLDVANDEFIERLQKNYSLTMDFQREKYENPVLLLTGRQDISVGYQNIIEIIEEYPRATLAVLDMAGHNLQIEQPELFESLVGEWIRRTNQHSL; the protein is encoded by the coding sequence ATGATATATCGAATTAAAGATGCAGAAATATACTATGAAGTTGTGGGAGAGGGTAAACCGGTCATTATCATACATGGCTGCGCCCCTGACCATAGGTTAATGATGAAATGTATGGAATCAGTATTTCAGAAATATGAAGGTTATAAGCGAATATATATTGATTTACCTGGAATGGGAAAATCGAATGCTCCAAATTGGATAAATAGTTCAGATCGTATAATAGAAGTGCTTATCACATTTATTGAGGAAATCATTTCTACTGAAAAATTTTTATTGGTAGGAGAATCATATGGAGGCTATTTAGCCAAAGGTATACTTGCAAAGATGTTTGAGAGAGTTAGCGGATTACTATTAGTATGTCCTGTTGTTGTGGCGGAGCCAGAAAAAAGGATTCTTCCAGATAAACAGGTAATTGTACAAGATGAGGAATTTTTAAATACGCTCACTTCCACAGAAAGAGAGGAATTTTGTGAGTTAGCTGTAATAGCAAATGAATATACATATAAGCGATTTAAAGAAGAAATTAAGCCTGGGTTAGATGTTGCTAATGATGAATTTATTGAAAGGTTGCAAAAGAATTACTCTCTTACTATGGATTTTCAGCGTGAAAAATATGAAAATCCCGTTCTTTTACTGACTGGAAGACAAGATATATCAGTAGGTTATCAAAATATTATAGAAATTATTGAAGAATATCCAAGGGCAACATTAGCAGTGTTAGATATGGCAGGGCATAATTTGCAAATTGAGCAGCCTGAATTATTTGAGAGTTTAGTAGGAGAATGGATTAGACGAACAAATCAGCACAGTTTATAA